From one Microbacterium sp. 10M-3C3 genomic stretch:
- a CDS encoding ABC transporter permease subunit, producing the protein MPEATPRAARGGARAGWSWLGLTPFALYVVLFLALPTLLAIGSGFFDRSGTFTLANLAALGDPLILTTFWNSSWVSLVTAAVGAVVGALVCWAMLGLPETGVVRTVVDAASGVLAQFGGVMLAFVLIAAIGTQGVVTSLLRSAAGVDLYADGVWLYELPGVALAYLVFQVPLMVITFMPALSALKPQWAEAHLTLGGTRASFWAHVGMPVLAPSFLASLLLLFANAFSSYATAAALASQGSQIVPLQIRTALTSETVLGRENLAGTLALGMVVVVAVVMWAYSLVQRRAARWQA; encoded by the coding sequence CTGCCCGAGGCGACCCCTCGGGCAGCGCGGGGCGGCGCGCGTGCCGGCTGGTCGTGGCTCGGCCTCACGCCGTTCGCGCTCTACGTCGTGCTGTTCCTCGCCCTCCCGACACTGCTGGCGATCGGGTCGGGCTTCTTCGACCGCTCCGGCACCTTCACGCTCGCGAACCTCGCCGCGCTCGGCGACCCGCTCATCCTCACGACGTTCTGGAACTCGTCGTGGGTGTCGCTCGTCACCGCCGCCGTCGGGGCCGTCGTCGGCGCACTCGTGTGCTGGGCGATGCTGGGGCTCCCCGAGACGGGGGTCGTCCGCACCGTCGTCGACGCCGCATCCGGCGTGCTCGCCCAGTTCGGCGGCGTCATGCTCGCGTTCGTGCTCATCGCCGCGATCGGCACACAGGGCGTCGTGACGTCGCTGCTGCGCTCGGCGGCCGGGGTCGACCTGTACGCCGACGGCGTGTGGCTGTACGAGCTGCCCGGCGTCGCCCTCGCCTACCTCGTCTTCCAGGTGCCGCTCATGGTCATCACGTTCATGCCCGCCCTCTCGGCGCTGAAGCCGCAGTGGGCCGAGGCGCACCTCACCCTCGGCGGCACACGGGCGAGCTTCTGGGCGCACGTCGGCATGCCCGTCCTCGCCCCGTCGTTCCTCGCAAGCCTGCTGCTGCTGTTCGCCAACGCCTTCTCGTCGTATGCCACGGCGGCGGCCCTCGCGAGCCAGGGCTCGCAGATCGTGCCGCTGCAGATCCGCACCGCGCTCACGAGCGAGACCGTGCTCGGCCGGGAGAACCTCGCCGGCACGCTCGCCCTCGGCATGGTCGTCGTCGTCGCGGTCGTGATGTGGGCGTACTCGCTCGTCCAGCGACGCGCCGCCCGGTGGCAGGCATGA
- a CDS encoding ABC transporter permease subunit encodes MNPLAPPRVVRWIIGIVVGVVFVVPFAATLLFTFTPLPGAEGLSAARWAALFDPANAAKHRPLWTGLGNSLSLAAVTVAIVLVLFTPTMVLVALKYPRLRRVFEFVALLPISIPAIVLVVGLTPLYLQIGRTLGTGAWTLAFAYGIVVLPFAYRSIQASIDAIDVRTLAEAARTLGSGWLTVLVRVIVPNLRAGLLAAALITVAVVLGEFTIASLLNRQVLQTALVLINKQDGYVAAMFTLLALAFAFALLLVIGRVGRVGSAAPTRSRRIRRASAPRKERTA; translated from the coding sequence ATGAACCCGCTCGCGCCGCCCCGCGTCGTCCGCTGGATCATCGGCATCGTCGTCGGCGTCGTTTTCGTCGTGCCCTTCGCGGCCACCCTCCTGTTCACGTTCACGCCCCTTCCCGGGGCCGAAGGACTCTCGGCCGCGCGGTGGGCGGCGCTGTTCGACCCGGCGAACGCCGCGAAGCACCGTCCGCTGTGGACGGGCCTCGGCAATTCGCTGTCGCTCGCGGCCGTCACCGTCGCGATCGTGCTCGTGCTGTTCACGCCGACGATGGTGCTCGTGGCCCTGAAGTACCCGCGGCTGCGGCGCGTGTTCGAGTTCGTCGCGCTGCTGCCGATCTCGATCCCGGCGATCGTGCTCGTCGTCGGCCTCACTCCCCTCTACCTGCAGATCGGCCGGACGCTCGGCACCGGCGCGTGGACGCTCGCCTTCGCCTACGGGATCGTCGTCCTGCCCTTCGCGTACCGCTCGATCCAGGCGTCGATCGACGCGATCGACGTCCGCACGCTCGCCGAGGCGGCGCGCACGCTCGGGTCGGGATGGCTCACCGTGCTCGTCCGCGTCATCGTGCCGAACCTGCGCGCGGGCCTGCTCGCCGCCGCGCTCATCACCGTCGCCGTCGTGCTGGGCGAGTTCACGATCGCGTCGCTGCTCAACCGGCAGGTGCTGCAGACCGCGCTCGTCCTCATCAACAAGCAGGACGGCTACGTCGCGGCGATGTTCACGCTCCTCGCGCTCGCGTTCGCGTTCGCGCTGCTGCTCGTGATCGGCCGGGTCGGCCGCGTCGGGTCGGCCGCCCCCACGCGGAGCCGCCGCATCCGCCGCGCCTCCGCTCCCCGGAAAGAGAGAACCGCATGA
- a CDS encoding ABC transporter ATP-binding protein, protein MTTADSPPRALPDTADNTLLADPTSGTAVRFDGIVKDYGPTRVLHGVDLDIAPGEFVSLLGPSGCGKTTALRVLAGLERASGGRVLLGGRDVSDVPTNKRDIGMVFQSYSLFPHLRVADNAAFGLRRRGVARAEAARRAADALELVGLGHLADRFPHQLSGGQQQRVALARALVTEPRVLLLDEPLSALDAKVRVQLRDEIRRIQLRLGITTVFVTHDQEEALAVSDRIAVMDAGRISQIGTPEDLYLRPATAEVAAFVGVSSLVPGIVSGRTVEVWGRALPLQGDAPDGHSEVFVRPENVLLLAPDDAEGIAATVQESTFLGSFRRTLVRTADGTLVRVQHAAGDRVEYGDAVRITVAPVPVLARPRT, encoded by the coding sequence ATGACCACCGCCGACAGCCCGCCGCGCGCCCTCCCCGACACCGCCGACAACACGCTCCTGGCCGACCCGACGTCGGGCACGGCCGTGCGCTTCGACGGCATCGTCAAGGACTACGGCCCCACGCGCGTCCTGCACGGCGTCGACCTCGACATCGCGCCGGGAGAGTTCGTGTCGCTCCTCGGGCCTTCCGGATGCGGCAAGACGACGGCTCTCCGCGTGCTCGCAGGCCTCGAGCGGGCCTCCGGCGGGCGCGTGCTCCTCGGCGGCCGCGACGTGTCGGACGTGCCCACGAACAAGCGCGACATCGGCATGGTGTTCCAGTCGTACTCGCTCTTCCCGCACCTGCGCGTCGCCGACAACGCCGCGTTCGGGCTGCGACGCCGCGGCGTCGCGCGCGCCGAGGCCGCCCGGCGCGCCGCCGATGCGCTCGAGCTCGTCGGGCTCGGCCACCTGGCCGACCGCTTCCCGCACCAGCTGTCCGGTGGTCAGCAGCAGCGCGTCGCGCTCGCCCGCGCGCTCGTCACCGAGCCGCGCGTGCTCCTGCTCGACGAGCCGCTGTCGGCCCTGGACGCGAAGGTGCGCGTGCAGCTGCGCGACGAGATCCGCCGCATCCAGCTGCGCTTGGGCATCACGACCGTGTTCGTGACGCACGACCAGGAGGAGGCCCTCGCCGTCTCCGACCGCATCGCGGTGATGGATGCGGGGCGCATCTCGCAGATCGGCACCCCCGAGGACCTGTACCTCCGCCCCGCGACGGCCGAGGTCGCCGCGTTCGTCGGGGTGTCGAGCCTCGTGCCGGGCATCGTCTCGGGGCGCACCGTCGAGGTGTGGGGCCGCGCCCTGCCGCTGCAGGGCGACGCGCCCGACGGCCACAGCGAGGTCTTCGTGCGCCCCGAGAACGTGCTCCTGCTCGCCCCCGACGACGCCGAGGGCATCGCGGCCACGGTGCAGGAGAGCACGTTCCTCGGGAGCTTCCGCCGCACGCTCGTGCGCACCGCCGACGGCACGCTCGTGCGCGTGCAGCACGCCGCGGGCGATCGCGTCGAGTACGGCGACGCGGTGCGCATCACGGTCGCTCCGGTGCCGGTGCTCGCCCGGCCGCGGACCTGA